TGCTCGAGAAGCCGCCTGTGCCCCAGGGTGAAGGGGTTGCAGTTCACCACCACGGCCCCCGCCCCGGCAGGCTTGCCTTCGGCGATCTTCGCCATCCGCGCCTTCCAGCTTTCTATTCCCTCGGTCCCCCATTCCAGCAGGGAAGCTGCCAGGCCGGACCGTTCCGCCGCCTCGGCGAGGAGAGAGAAGCCCAGTTCCCGGAAAAGCCGGGCCTCCTGGGGTTTGGAGTAAAGGAAGACCTTCCTCATTCCCCGTTCCACGGCCTTTTTGAGCAGGGCCGACGTCACAGCCGCGGCAGCGCCTTCTCCCTCCATTTCCCTGGTAACGGCAATGCCCTGGAGAATGTTCCCCACCAGCGCTCCCGTGGCGACCAGCCGGTCGTCCAGAAAAAAGCCGAGGACCAGGTCCTCGCCTCCCGGCACCGCAAGATCCCGGGAGGCGAGCAGGGCGGCCCGTTCCTCCAGGTCTCTTTTCGTGTCAAGAATTCGTTCCTCAAGCCCGAACAGGACTTCCACCTCCTTTCCGGACAGCCTCCGCAGGCGGCCCGGCGTGCCTTTCGGCCGGACAGGCCTGCGGCCCGTCCTGAAAATATACAAAAAAATGAGAATCAAACCACTTTACACTTTGTCCTTCCGGGGCTATTATACGATATGGATGCTGGATGTTGGATCCAACTTTTATCGGAAAAGACAAAAATCTTTTTTCCGGAGGAACGAATATGCCCCTGCTGAAAAACGTTCCGGATCTCCGCACCAAACCCATGAGGGACATCATCTATGAACACCTCCGCAAGGCCATCGTCCGCGGCGAGCTCAAGGCTGACTCCACCTTCACCGACGGCGAGATCGCCGAGGAATTCGGCGTCAGCCGCACCCCCGTCCGGGAGGCCGTCCAGAAACTCGAGGCCGACGGCTACATCGAGCGGGTTCCCATGAAGGGAAACAGGGTCTGCGGCATCTCCCCCTACGAACTGGCCCACTCCATGGCCATCCGGAAGGCCCTGGAAACCCTGGCCGTCCGCTACGCCGCCCTCCGGATCACCGCCGATGAACTGCTCCGGCTGGAAGAACTCCTGACCCAGGCTGACAGCGTCTTTACCCAATACATCGGCGACGAGCTTCTCGAGCGTTTTTTCCCCATAGTGAAGAGCTTCAACCATACCGTCTTCGAGGCATGCAGATCCACCAGCCTCTCCGCCCTCATCTGGGCCCAGCGGGAGATTTTCGACCGCTACCGGGTCATGCGGGTCATTCTGCCCAACCGCATCCACAAAAGCCTCTCCCGCCGGAAGGACCTCTACGCCGCCCTGCGGGACGGCGACCCTGACCGGGCCTGTGCCGTCTGGACGGATCACCTGAACGAATCCTTCACCATCTGGAGGGATAAGTCGGGGTACGCAAAGGAACTGGAAGGATTCAGGTTTTTCTAGGGCTTTTCCCGCGCACGGCAGTGCGCGGAGACTCATCATCATATTTTAAAGGGGGAAACAGAGGAATGAAAAAGTTGTTCGCAGTTCTTATGCTCATCGCTGTGTTCGCGACCGCGGGGGCGGCTTCGGCGGAATGGAAGCCCTCCCGCACCATCGAACTCATCGCCCCGGCCAACCCCGGCGGAGGATGGGACATGCTCTGCCGTACTGTCCAGAAGGCGCTTGTAGACGAAAAACTCGTCGAGAAGAACGTCATCGTGGTCAACAAGCCTGGCGGCGGCGGCGCCACCGGATGGAACTACCTGAAGGGCAAGAAGGGGCAGGGCGAGTACCTCGCCGCAACATCCACTCTTCTCATGCTCAACAACCTCCTCGGCAAGAGTGAACTGACCCACCACGACTTCACTCCCCTGGCCGCCCTGCAGACCGAATGGATCTCCGTAGCCGTGGAGCAGGATTCTCCATGGAAGACCGTGAAGGACCTCTTCGAGGCCATCAAGACCAATCCCTCCGCAGTACCCGTGGGCGTTGGTCCCACCCTCGGCAACAATGACCACCTTGTCTTCCTCGAGCTCGCCCAGGCCAACGGCGTGGATCCCGCAAGCATCAAGTTCATCGTCTACCCCGGCGCCGGCGGCGAGATCGTCCCCGCACTCCTCGGCGGCCACGTGAAGGCCACGGTCATCGGCCTCGCCGAGGTTCTCGAGCAGCACAAGGCGGGCAAAATGAGGGTCATCGGCGTCAGCTCCGAGAAAACCCTTGCCGAGATCCTTCCCGGTGTTCCGAGCTTCAAGGAGCAGGGAGTGGACGTGGTATTCCCTCACTGGAGAGGCATCATCGGCGCACCGGACCTCACCGAGGACCAGGTGAAATACTGGGACGGCGTCTTCTCGAAGATGATGGAGACCGAGACCTGGAAAACCCTCGTCAAGAACCTCGGCTGGGACAGCTTCTACCAGAATTCCGCCGAGCACAAGGCCTTCCTCGAGGGGAGCACCAAGGATTTCGACGAACTCCTCACCCAGGTCGGCCTGAAGAAATAGCCGAACCGGACATTCCCGGCGGAAGGGGCGTTTCTCCGGCCTCTTCCGCCCCTTTTCGTTTGAAATCTCTGGAGACGGAGGGAGTTCAATGAACAAAAATTTCACCAGCGGCTTGATTTCCATCATCCTGGGAGCCATATATTTCTACACCGCCATGCAGTTTCCCGAGG
The sequence above is drawn from the Aminivibrio pyruvatiphilus genome and encodes:
- the citC gene encoding [citrate (pro-3S)-lyase] ligase, giving the protein MYIFRTGRRPVRPKGTPGRLRRLSGKEVEVLFGLEERILDTKRDLEERAALLASRDLAVPGGEDLVLGFFLDDRLVATGALVGNILQGIAVTREMEGEGAAAAVTSALLKKAVERGMRKVFLYSKPQEARLFRELGFSLLAEAAERSGLAASLLEWGTEGIESWKARMAKIAEGKPAGAGAVVVNCNPFTLGHRRLLEHAAGASPWLYVLVVQEDRSLFPFDVRLHLVREGAADLANVTVLPGGPYVISSATFPSYFTRVPAGGDPRKITELYAALDLEMFRLHVAPALGVAVRYVGTEPYCPVTSVYNDLMKRILPAGGEECPPVEVREIPRFEMAGRPVSASRVRELIREGRLAEAAALVPKTTAKWLKSEEAAPVLERIRTSGSRH
- a CDS encoding GntR family transcriptional regulator, which encodes MPLLKNVPDLRTKPMRDIIYEHLRKAIVRGELKADSTFTDGEIAEEFGVSRTPVREAVQKLEADGYIERVPMKGNRVCGISPYELAHSMAIRKALETLAVRYAALRITADELLRLEELLTQADSVFTQYIGDELLERFFPIVKSFNHTVFEACRSTSLSALIWAQREIFDRYRVMRVILPNRIHKSLSRRKDLYAALRDGDPDRACAVWTDHLNESFTIWRDKSGYAKELEGFRFF
- a CDS encoding tripartite tricarboxylate transporter substrate binding protein produces the protein MKKLFAVLMLIAVFATAGAASAEWKPSRTIELIAPANPGGGWDMLCRTVQKALVDEKLVEKNVIVVNKPGGGGATGWNYLKGKKGQGEYLAATSTLLMLNNLLGKSELTHHDFTPLAALQTEWISVAVEQDSPWKTVKDLFEAIKTNPSAVPVGVGPTLGNNDHLVFLELAQANGVDPASIKFIVYPGAGGEIVPALLGGHVKATVIGLAEVLEQHKAGKMRVIGVSSEKTLAEILPGVPSFKEQGVDVVFPHWRGIIGAPDLTEDQVKYWDGVFSKMMETETWKTLVKNLGWDSFYQNSAEHKAFLEGSTKDFDELLTQVGLKK